A genome region from Megalobrama amblycephala isolate DHTTF-2021 linkage group LG18, ASM1881202v1, whole genome shotgun sequence includes the following:
- the ublcp1 gene encoding ubiquitin-like domain-containing CTD phosphatase 1 isoform X2, translating to MNWILSLPSSSTSMSVSVIIKWGGQEYSISTLSEEDTVLDLKQSIKSLTGVLPERQKLLGLKVKGKPADDDVKLGDLKLKPNTKIMMMGTREENVLAPPPENDDVVNDFDIEEEVTEVENREENLAKIARRVKDYKVDELNPPRPGKRLLVLDIDYTLFDHKSCAETGQELMRPYLHEFLTSAYEDYDIVIWSATSMKWIDAKMKELGVTDNPNYKITFMLDSAAMITVHTPKRGVVEVKPLGVIWGKYSEFYDRKNTIMFDDIGRNFLMNPQNGLKIRPFMKAHLNREKDKELYKLSLYLKEIAKLEDFSGLNHKHWERYLSKRQNQ from the exons ATGAACTGGATCTTAT CGTTGCCAAG CTCGTCCACCAGCATGTCTGTTTCAGTTATTATCAAGTGGGGTGGGCAGGAGTACTCCATTAGCACACTGTCTGAGGAGGACACCGTCTTGGATCTGAAACAGTCCATTAAATCACTCACGGGAGTTCTTCCAGAACGACAAAAGCTCCTGGGGTTGAAAGTGAAAG GTAAACCAGCAGATGACGATGTCAAACTGGGTGACTTGAAGTTGAAGCCCAATACCAAAATTATGATGATGGGCACCAGAGAGGAAA ATGTCTTGGCACCTCCACCAGAAAATGATGATGTGGTCAATGACTTTGACATTGAAGAGGAAGTGACTGAGGTTGAAAACAG AGAGGAGAATTTGGCCAAGATAGCTCGTCGAGTGAAAGATTATAAAGTTGACGAGTTAAATCCCCCAAGACCAGGGAAAAGATTGCTCGTTCTAGATATTGACTATACGCTCTTTG ATCATAAGTCATGCGCAGAGACGGGTCAGGAGCTGATGAGACCGTACTTGCACGAGTTTCTTACATCAGCATACGAGGACTATGATATTGTCATCTGGT CTGCAACAAGTATGAAGTGGATTGATGCTAAAATGAAA GAGCTGGGGGTGACGGACAACCCAAACTACAAGATCACCTTCATGTTGGACAGTGCAGCCATGATCACTGTGCACACACCTAAAAGAGGAGTTGTAGAG GTGAAGCCTTTGGGAGTCATATGGGGTAAATATAGTGAGTTCTACGACCGGAAGAACACTATTATGTTTGATGACATTGGAAGAAACTTCCTCATGAATCCACAGAATGGACTGAAG ATCAGACCGTTCATGAAGGCACACTTAAACCGTGAGAAAGACAAAGAGCTCTACAAGCTGTCTCTGTATCTGAAGGAAATCGCTAAACTGGAAGACTTCTCAGGTCTCAACCACAAGCACTGGGAAAG GTACCTCTCAAAGAGGCAGAATCAATGA
- the ublcp1 gene encoding ubiquitin-like domain-containing CTD phosphatase 1 isoform X3, with translation MSVSVIIKWGGQEYSISTLSEEDTVLDLKQSIKSLTGVLPERQKLLGLKVKGKPADDDVKLGDLKLKPNTKIMMMGTREESLEDVLAPPPENDDVVNDFDIEEEVTEVENREENLAKIARRVKDYKVDELNPPRPGKRLLVLDIDYTLFDHKSCAETGQELMRPYLHEFLTSAYEDYDIVIWSATSMKWIDAKMKELGVTDNPNYKITFMLDSAAMITVHTPKRGVVEVKPLGVIWGKYSEFYDRKNTIMFDDIGRNFLMNPQNGLKIRPFMKAHLNREKDKELYKLSLYLKEIAKLEDFSGLNHKHWERYLSKRQNQ, from the exons ATGTCTGTTTCAGTTATTATCAAGTGGGGTGGGCAGGAGTACTCCATTAGCACACTGTCTGAGGAGGACACCGTCTTGGATCTGAAACAGTCCATTAAATCACTCACGGGAGTTCTTCCAGAACGACAAAAGCTCCTGGGGTTGAAAGTGAAAG GTAAACCAGCAGATGACGATGTCAAACTGGGTGACTTGAAGTTGAAGCCCAATACCAAAATTATGATGATGGGCACCAGAGAGGAAAGTTTG GAAGATGTCTTGGCACCTCCACCAGAAAATGATGATGTGGTCAATGACTTTGACATTGAAGAGGAAGTGACTGAGGTTGAAAACAG AGAGGAGAATTTGGCCAAGATAGCTCGTCGAGTGAAAGATTATAAAGTTGACGAGTTAAATCCCCCAAGACCAGGGAAAAGATTGCTCGTTCTAGATATTGACTATACGCTCTTTG ATCATAAGTCATGCGCAGAGACGGGTCAGGAGCTGATGAGACCGTACTTGCACGAGTTTCTTACATCAGCATACGAGGACTATGATATTGTCATCTGGT CTGCAACAAGTATGAAGTGGATTGATGCTAAAATGAAA GAGCTGGGGGTGACGGACAACCCAAACTACAAGATCACCTTCATGTTGGACAGTGCAGCCATGATCACTGTGCACACACCTAAAAGAGGAGTTGTAGAG GTGAAGCCTTTGGGAGTCATATGGGGTAAATATAGTGAGTTCTACGACCGGAAGAACACTATTATGTTTGATGACATTGGAAGAAACTTCCTCATGAATCCACAGAATGGACTGAAG ATCAGACCGTTCATGAAGGCACACTTAAACCGTGAGAAAGACAAAGAGCTCTACAAGCTGTCTCTGTATCTGAAGGAAATCGCTAAACTGGAAGACTTCTCAGGTCTCAACCACAAGCACTGGGAAAG GTACCTCTCAAAGAGGCAGAATCAATGA
- the il12bb gene encoding interleukin-12 subunit beta, with amino-acid sequence MNKIVYILQAVLQLAGSTSLRFLKPNVEVLEVSDLSSLEVSLHCGEQYEGQQIHWERNGESISETGNRITVTIDGLRGGNFTCHRANGDLLNHTLLLVHPVKFPKGGVLTKSSDGEFVSCTARNYNGQFHCSWKWHQERNKRAVVYFTAIRNSSLINCTLDSDISGLTCIDKEYCPYSEEPRSINLTLFVRNLYRLEEHQRTFFIRDIVKPDKLNITKIEDDEFEWCPPKTWSFPCSFFLLSYEVKVVPNSHDCDYTGSRVEKMETNETQYKVNIKRPYTFCIRAQDPLTNKVWSDWSHHHKRKHRHTSEQ; translated from the exons atGAACAAGATTGTCTATATTCTGCAAGCTGTCCTTCAGTTGGCAGGCAGCACTTCACTGAGGTTCCTCAAGCCAAATG TTGAGGTTCTGGAAGTGTCAGATCTGTCCAGCTTGGAGGTGTCACTGCATTGTGGAGAGCAATATGAAGGACAGCAGATTCACTGGGAGAGGAATGGGGAAAGCATCTCCGAGACAGGAAACCGCATCACTGTTACGATAGATGGGCTGCGTGGCGGAAACTTCACATGTCACAGAGCAAATGGAGATCTCCTGAATCACACACTATTACTGGTCCATCCAGTCAAGTTTCCTAAAGGAGGAGTTCTTACAAAATCCAGTGATGGAG AATTTGTTTCTTGCACTGCGAGAAACTATAATGGACAGTTTCATTGCTCTTGGAAGTGGCATCAGGAACGGAACAAAAGAGCCGTGGTATATTTCACAGCAATACG GAACTCTAGCCTCATCAACTGCACTCTGGACTCGGATATCTCTGGACTGACTTGTATTGACAAGGAATACTGTCCTTACTCCGAAGAGCCTAGGAGCATCAATCTCACTCTGTTCGTCAGAAACCTGTATAGGCTGGAGGAACACCAGAGGACTTTCTTCATCCGAGACATTG TCAAACCAGATAAACTTAACATCACCAAGATCGAAGATGATGAATTTGAGTGGTGCCCCCCTAAGACGTGGAGTTTCCCCTGCAGTTTCTTTCTTCTCTCCTATGAGGTGAAAGTGGTTCCCAACAGTCATGACTGTGATTACACAGGAAGTCGAGTTGAA AAAATGGAAACCAACGAGACACAATACAAGGTGAACATCAAAAGACCATATACTTTCTGCATCCGAGCTCAGGACCCACTAACTAATAAAGTCTGGAGTGACTGGAGTCACCATCATAA GAGAAAACACCGGCACACCTCGGAACAATAA
- the LOC125252390 gene encoding aurora kinase-like, with the protein MAMLKRKRSFPAQVYDSYRSTSSTFSTDAANDHHQPISVVEENEMPTRKRRRTDSFEKLPSLYLCDWSGSSAQDTTVKYERRAEDQNSVRYSVCALEDHGLQEPLSSGLEVLPPADQQVQTPPAPVHLSPPVSEGNDSQERQRRKSSFGELITLHWSCSSGQGQKVEDQTTAGVTRERHADDETKRTSLITGRKRKRSSHSAQVYDSHQRTTSDIVAENHQPVSVGEDTEMPVRKRRRKSSFKELITLHWSCSSGQGQKVEDQTTAGVSERHAEDDILSRYEIGRLLGMGGFGSVYEGKRLSDGREVAVKFSRKPRNMKYIYIPGHPTPLPLEVGLLMLVNRGPKVPEIIELLDWQDQPDQYIMVLERPSPCQDLWKFRFHGGTISEDTARFIMKQATTAADMCCRRGVFHRDIKLENLLINTETLEVKLIDFGCGDLLQESGYERFGGTRKYRPPEYFTGKYHGEPSTVWSLGVVLFLLVCGHFPKPRDTQMIDDDIWFKPGLSNECCHLIQSLLQENPSRRIELREILQHEWFKE; encoded by the exons ATGGCAATGTTGAAGAGAAAACGTAGTTTTCCCGCTCAGGTGTACGACTCTTACCGCAGCACATCCTCGACGTTTAGCACCGATGCGGCTAATGACCATCATCAGCCCATTAGTGTTGTTGAGGAAAATGAGATGCCAACGAGAAAGAGGAGAAGGACGGATAGTTTTGAGAAGCTGCCGTCTCTTTATCTATGTGACTGGAGTGGCAGCTCAGCTCAAGATACcactgtgaaatatgagagaCGTGCTGAGG ATCAGAATTCTGTACGGTACAGTGTCTGTGCTCTAGAGGATCATGGTCTTCAGGAACCTCTTTCCAGTGGTCTTGAAGTTCTTCCTCCTGCAGATCAGCAGGTTCAAACCCCTCCAGCTCCAGTTCACCTCAGTCCA CCTGTTAGTGAGGGAAATGATAGTCAGGAGAGACAGAGGAGGAAGAGTAGTTTTGGAGAGCTGATCACTCTTCACTGGAGCTGCAGTTCAGGTCAGGGTCAGAAAGTGGAGGATCAGACCACTGCAGGCGTCACACGTGAGAGACACGCTGACG ATGAAACCAAACGGACATCTCTTATCACTGGCCGAAAGAGAAAACGAAGTTCTCACAGTGCTCAGGTGTACGACTCCCATCAGAGAACAACATCTGATATTGTGGCTGAAAACCATCAGCCCGTTAGTGTTGGTGAGGACACTGAGATGCCAGTgagaaagaggaggaggaagagtagTTTTAAAGAGCTGATCACTCTTCACTGGAGCTGCAGTTCAGGTCAGGGTCAGAAAGTGGAGGATCAGACCACTGCAGGCGTCAGCGAGAGACACGCTGAGG ACGACATTCTGAGCCGTTATGAAATCGGCAGATTGCTTGGTATGGGAGGATTCGGATCCGTCTATGAAGGGAAACGCTTGAGTGATGGCCGTGAG GTGGCAGTGAAATTTTCCAGAAAGCCACGGAACATGAAATACATCTACATT CCCGGTCATCCCACACCCCTTCCATTAGAGGTCGGCCTGTTGATGCTTGTTAACAGGGGCCCAAAAGTTCCAGAGATCATTGAGCTGCTGGACTGGCAAGACCAACCTGACCAATACATCATGGTCTTGGAGCGTCCTTCACCCTGCCAAGATCTGTGGAAGTTTAGGTTCCATGGCGGCACCATCAGTGAGGACACGGCACGTTTCATTATGAAGCAGGCAACAACGGCCGCTGACATGTGCTGTCGCCGTGGAGTTTTCCATCGTGACATAAAGCTAGAGAACTTGCTGATAAACACGGAAACACTTGAAGTCAAACTGATAGACTTCGGGTGTGGGGATCTCCTGCAGGAATCCGGATATGAAAGATTCGGTG GCACTCGAAAGTACCGTCCACCTGAGTACTTCACGGGCAAGTACCATGGTGAACCATCTACTGTGTGGTCTCTGGGAGTGGTCTTGTTCTTGCTGGTGTGTGGACACTTTCCAAAACCCAGAGACACACAGATGATTGATGACGACATCTGGTTTAAACCTGGCTTGTCAAACG aatgctgccACCTGATTCAATCCCTCCTGCAGGAAAACCCAAGCCGGCGGATTGAGTTGAGGGAAATCCTTCAACATGAATGGTTTAAG gaATAA
- the ublcp1 gene encoding ubiquitin-like domain-containing CTD phosphatase 1 isoform X1, with translation MNWILSLPSSSTSMSVSVIIKWGGQEYSISTLSEEDTVLDLKQSIKSLTGVLPERQKLLGLKVKGKPADDDVKLGDLKLKPNTKIMMMGTREESLEDVLAPPPENDDVVNDFDIEEEVTEVENREENLAKIARRVKDYKVDELNPPRPGKRLLVLDIDYTLFDHKSCAETGQELMRPYLHEFLTSAYEDYDIVIWSATSMKWIDAKMKELGVTDNPNYKITFMLDSAAMITVHTPKRGVVEVKPLGVIWGKYSEFYDRKNTIMFDDIGRNFLMNPQNGLKIRPFMKAHLNREKDKELYKLSLYLKEIAKLEDFSGLNHKHWERYLSKRQNQ, from the exons ATGAACTGGATCTTAT CGTTGCCAAG CTCGTCCACCAGCATGTCTGTTTCAGTTATTATCAAGTGGGGTGGGCAGGAGTACTCCATTAGCACACTGTCTGAGGAGGACACCGTCTTGGATCTGAAACAGTCCATTAAATCACTCACGGGAGTTCTTCCAGAACGACAAAAGCTCCTGGGGTTGAAAGTGAAAG GTAAACCAGCAGATGACGATGTCAAACTGGGTGACTTGAAGTTGAAGCCCAATACCAAAATTATGATGATGGGCACCAGAGAGGAAAGTTTG GAAGATGTCTTGGCACCTCCACCAGAAAATGATGATGTGGTCAATGACTTTGACATTGAAGAGGAAGTGACTGAGGTTGAAAACAG AGAGGAGAATTTGGCCAAGATAGCTCGTCGAGTGAAAGATTATAAAGTTGACGAGTTAAATCCCCCAAGACCAGGGAAAAGATTGCTCGTTCTAGATATTGACTATACGCTCTTTG ATCATAAGTCATGCGCAGAGACGGGTCAGGAGCTGATGAGACCGTACTTGCACGAGTTTCTTACATCAGCATACGAGGACTATGATATTGTCATCTGGT CTGCAACAAGTATGAAGTGGATTGATGCTAAAATGAAA GAGCTGGGGGTGACGGACAACCCAAACTACAAGATCACCTTCATGTTGGACAGTGCAGCCATGATCACTGTGCACACACCTAAAAGAGGAGTTGTAGAG GTGAAGCCTTTGGGAGTCATATGGGGTAAATATAGTGAGTTCTACGACCGGAAGAACACTATTATGTTTGATGACATTGGAAGAAACTTCCTCATGAATCCACAGAATGGACTGAAG ATCAGACCGTTCATGAAGGCACACTTAAACCGTGAGAAAGACAAAGAGCTCTACAAGCTGTCTCTGTATCTGAAGGAAATCGCTAAACTGGAAGACTTCTCAGGTCTCAACCACAAGCACTGGGAAAG GTACCTCTCAAAGAGGCAGAATCAATGA